One genomic region from Quercus robur chromosome 4, dhQueRobu3.1, whole genome shotgun sequence encodes:
- the LOC126722013 gene encoding zingipain-2-like, translated as MALIHGKKLTIVFLLILQTSTYQAMCRTLLEDSIVGRYQQWMAKYGRNYEDDAEKEKRFKIFKDNVEYIDKVNNEGNRTYKLSVNEFTDLTTEEFIATRTGYKISSQPTSPKTTFRYENLTEIPMTMDWREKGAVTPIKNQGQCGSCWAFSAVAAVEGVNQIKNGNKISLSEQQLVDCVESNNGCNKGSIDYAFAYIIQNKGLATEENYPYQAMDGTCDQQMASNVVAQISSYEDVPYNSEEALLQAVANHPVSVAIEAYGRDFQSYSSGVFTGECGTNLDHAVTVIGYGMSDDGTKYWLIKNSWGTTWGESGYMRIQRDTEAPEGVCGIAMRPSYPVA; from the exons ATGGCTTTAATACATGGAAAAAAACTTACCATAGTCTTCTTGTTGATTTTGCAGACTTCCACATATCAAGCCATGTGCCGCACGTTACTTGAAGATTCCATTGTTGGGAGATATCAGCAATGGATGGCTAAGTATGGACGCAACTACGAAGATGATGCTGAGAAGGAAAAGCGTTTCAAGATATTCAAGGACAATGTTGAATACATAGACAAAGTCAACAATGAAGGGAATCGCACTTACAAGTTAAGTGTCAATGAATTTACAGACTTAACAACTGAAGAGTTCATTGCTACTCGTACTGGATACAAGATTTCCTCCCAGCCCACTTCACCCAAAACTACATTCAGATATGAAAACCTGACTGAAATTCCAATGACTATGGATTGGAGAGAGAAAGGAGCTGTTACCCCCATTAAAAACCAAGGCCAGTGTG GATCTTGCTGGGCCTTTTCGGCTGTGGCAGCAGTAGAGGGGGTCAACCAGATCAAAAATGGCAACAAAATCTCCCTTTCCGAGCAACAACTAGTAGACTGTGTGGAAAGCAATAATGGCTGCAATAAAGGTTCCATTGATTATGCCTTTGCATATATAATACAGAACAAAGGACTAGCCACTGAGGAAAACTACCCATATCAGGCTATGGATGGAACTTGTGACCAGCAAATGGCATCTAATGTTGTAGCTCAGATAAGTTCATACGAAGACGTACCTTACAATAGTGAGGAGGCATTACTACAAGCAGTGGCCAACCACCCAGTTTCAGTTGCCATAGAAGCTTATGGTCGTGACTTTCAGTCCTATTCCAGTGGAGTTTTCACAGGAGAATGCGGGACCAATTTAGACCATGCCGTTACTGTAATCGGGTATGGAATGAGTGATGATGGTACCAAGTACTGGTTAATCAAGAATTCATGGGGCACCACCTGGGGTGAGAGTGGCTACATGAGGATTCAGAGAGATACTGAAGCACCAGAAGGTGTTTGTGGCATTGCCATGAGACCTTCCTATCCGGTGGCTTAG